One Manihot esculenta cultivar AM560-2 chromosome 6, M.esculenta_v8, whole genome shotgun sequence DNA segment encodes these proteins:
- the LOC110616978 gene encoding U-box domain-containing protein 35 isoform X2 produces MEGSEKIETERVFGLPPPLSLTVGIAINGKTKSKYVVKWALEKFIQEEKVLFKLLHVRPKITTVPTAMGNLIPISQVREDVAAAYKKEMEWQTNQLLLPYKNICTQTKVQVDVIMIESDDVANAIAEEVAKCTIKKLVIGASSCGMFTRKLKGNDLSSRISTCTPKFCTVYAISKGKLKSIRPSDLETNGSTRDDSSVTSSTNSSSSQTLSSQTDAASVSSYSQFHSPSLPMQRFQALSCINHGLFHSTTNSIETNHSRHQSLDVDVQAISTINQGLLHSRTNSVETINSRCQSLDIEEGNYVASSWPSTSEIGHPISQSSSCKSLPTDYQSWVSDQASTSDMLTECSSSDSQANINFELEKLRIELRHVRGIYAMAQNEAIDASRKLNDLSNRRFEEATKLKEIHCREEKVKELARQEKERSKSATKEAEYTRTCAEREASQRQEAELKAMRDAKEKERLQNALVGPVQQYQKFTWEEIVSATSSFCNDFKIGMGAYGTVYKCSLHHTTAAVKVLHSKDNKNSKQFQQELEILSKIHHPHLLILLGACYDHGCLVYEYMENGSLEDRLLRVNNTPPIPWFERYRIAWEVASALVFLHSSKPKPIIHRDMKPANILLDRNFVSKIGDVGLSTMLNTDASSATSMYKDTALVGTLCYIDPEYQRSGLVSPKSDVYAFGMVILQLLTAKPAKALTHIMETAIDDDRLLEVLDSEAGNWPLEETKELALLGLSCAELRRGDRPDLKDEVLPALERLKEIADKARDTISCIHPTPPNHFICPILKDVMMDPCVAADGYTYDRKAIEKWLEENDKSPMTNLPLPNKNLLPNYTLLSAIVEWKSNKQ; encoded by the exons ATGGAGGGAAGTGAAAAAATTGAGACTGAACGAGTGTTCGGGTTGCCTCCTCCGCTGTCTTTAACTGTTGGGATAGCTATCAATGGAAAAACGAAAAGCAAATATGTAGTAAAATGGGCATTGGAGAAGTTCATTCAAGAGGAAAAGGTTTTGTTCAAGTTGTTGCATGTTCGCCCCAAGATTACGACTGTACCTACAGCAA TGGGAAATTTAATTCCTATATCACAAGTACGAGAGGATGTAGCAGCAGCTTATAAAAAGGAAATGGAGTGGCAGACAAATCAGTTGCTTCTTCCTTATAAGAACATTTGTACTCAGACAAag GTGCAAGTAGATGTCATCATGATTGAATCAGATGATGTGGCTAATGCAATAGCAGAGGAAGTTGCTAAGTGCACTATCAAGAAGCTTGTGATCGGAGCTTCTTCTTGTGGCATGTTTACCAG GAAACTCAAAGGAAATGATCTGTCCTCAAGAATCTCCACATGCACCCCAAAATTTTGTACGGTCTATGCTATTTCAAAAGGAAAATTGAAATCGATCCGGCCATCAGATTTGGAGACGAATGGAAGCACTAGAGATGATAGTAGTGTTACAAGTTCTACTAATAGTTCATCTAGTCAAACTTTGAGCTCACAAACAG ATGCTGCTTCAGTTTCATCATATTCTCAATTCCATTCTCCTTCCCTACCAATGCAGCGATTTCAAGCTCTTTCATGTATAAACCATGGTCTTTTTCACTCAACAACAAATTCCATTGAGACCAATCACTCAAGACATCAGTCTCTGGATGTTGACGTTCAAGCCATTTCAACTATAAACCAGGGCCTTCTTCATAGCAGAACAAATTCTGTAGAGACCATTAATTCGAGATGCCAGTCTCTGGATATTGAGGAAGGGAATTATGTAGCAAGTTCTTGGCCCAGTACTTCAGAAATTGGACATCCAATCAGTCAGAGTTCTAGTTGCAAAAGCTTGCCAACTGATTACCAGTCATGGGTGTCTGATCAAGCTTCCACTTCAGATATGCTCACAGAATGTTCTTCGTCTGACAGCCAG GCAAATATTAACTTTGAGCTAGAAAAGCTGAGGATTGAACTAAGACACGTTCGAGGAATATATGCCATGGCTCAAAATGAGGCTATTGATGCTTCTCGGAAG TTGAATGATCTTAGTAATCGTCGTTTTGAGGAAGCAACAAAACTCAAGGAAATACACTGTCGAGAGGAGAAGGTTAAAGAATTAGCAAGACAAGAGAAGGAAAGGAGTAAATCTGCAACAAAGGAAGCTGAATACACAAGGACGTGTGCTGAAAGAGAAGCTTCACAAAGGCAAGAAGCTGAGCTCAAAGCCATGCGTGATGCCAAAGAAAAAGAGAGGCTTCAGAATGCTCTTGTGGGGCCGGTGCAGCAATACCAGAAATTCACATGGGAAGAGATTGTGTCTGCAACCTCATCATTCTGCAACGATTTTAAAATTGGAATGGGAGCATATGGAACTGTGTATAAGTGCAGTTTGCATCACACAACTGCTGCAGTGAAAGTCCTCCATTCAAAAGACAATAAAAATTCTAAGCAATTTCAGCAGGAG CTTGAGATCTTAAGTAAAATTCATCATCCGCACTTGCTTATCCTGCTTGGTGCTTGTTATGATCATGGTTGCCTAGTTTATGAGTATATGGAAAACGGTAGCTTGGAGGATAGGCTACTCAGGGTGAACAATACACCACCTATACCCTGGTTTGAAAGATACCGAATCGCTTGGGAAGTAGCCTCAGCTCTTGTTTTTCTTCACAGCTCTAAGCCAAAGCCAATTATTCATCGTGATATGAAGCCGGCTAACATCTTACTTGATCGCAACTTTGTGAGCAAGATTGGTGATGTTGGTCTTTCAACAATGCTTAATACTGATGCTTCCTCTGCAACCAGTATGTACAAGGACACAGCGCTAGTAGGGACACTATGCTACATAGATCCTGAGTATCAAAGAAGTGGGTTGGTTTCTCCAAaatcagatgtttatgcctttgGGATGGTAATTTTGCAGCTGCTGACTGCAAAACCAGCAAAAGCATTGACGCACATAATGGAAACAGCAATTGATGATGATCGTTTATTGGAGGTTTTAGATTCAGAAGCTGGGAACTGGCCACTGGAAGAGACGAAAGAATTGGCATTACTAGGACTGAGTTGCGCCGAGTTGCGTCGCGGAGACAGACCTGATTTGAAAGATGAAGTGCTTCCAGCACTTGAGAGATTGAAGGAGATTGCTGATAAGGCCCGAGATACAATTTCCTGTATTCACCCCACACCTCCTAACCACTTCATCTGCCCAATACTCAAG GATGTAATGATGGACCCCTGTGTTGCTGCGGATGGATACACTTACGACCGCAAAGCAATTGAGAAATGGCTTGAAGAGAATGATAAATCACCAATGACAAACTTGCCTTTGCCAAATAAGAATCTCTTACCAAACTATACTCTTCTTTCTGCAATCGTTGAGTGGAAGTCTAATAAGCAATGA
- the LOC110616978 gene encoding U-box domain-containing protein 35 isoform X3, which yields MEWQTNQLLLPYKNICTQTKVQVDVIMIESDDVANAIAEEVAKCTIKKLVIGASSCGMFTRKLKGNDLSSRISTCTPKFCTVYAISKGKLKSIRPSDLETNGSTRDDSSVTSSTNSSSSQTLSSQTDAASVSSYSQFHSPSLPMQRFQALSCINHGLFHSTTNSIETNHSRHQSLDVDVQAISTINQGLLHSRTNSVETINSRCQSLDIEEGNYVASSWPSTSEIGHPISQSSSCKSLPTDYQSWVSDQASTSDMLTECSSSDSQQANINFELEKLRIELRHVRGIYAMAQNEAIDASRKLNDLSNRRFEEATKLKEIHCREEKVKELARQEKERSKSATKEAEYTRTCAEREASQRQEAELKAMRDAKEKERLQNALVGPVQQYQKFTWEEIVSATSSFCNDFKIGMGAYGTVYKCSLHHTTAAVKVLHSKDNKNSKQFQQELEILSKIHHPHLLILLGACYDHGCLVYEYMENGSLEDRLLRVNNTPPIPWFERYRIAWEVASALVFLHSSKPKPIIHRDMKPANILLDRNFVSKIGDVGLSTMLNTDASSATSMYKDTALVGTLCYIDPEYQRSGLVSPKSDVYAFGMVILQLLTAKPAKALTHIMETAIDDDRLLEVLDSEAGNWPLEETKELALLGLSCAELRRGDRPDLKDEVLPALERLKEIADKARDTISCIHPTPPNHFICPILKDVMMDPCVAADGYTYDRKAIEKWLEENDKSPMTNLPLPNKNLLPNYTLLSAIVEWKSNKQ from the exons ATGGAGTGGCAGACAAATCAGTTGCTTCTTCCTTATAAGAACATTTGTACTCAGACAAag GTGCAAGTAGATGTCATCATGATTGAATCAGATGATGTGGCTAATGCAATAGCAGAGGAAGTTGCTAAGTGCACTATCAAGAAGCTTGTGATCGGAGCTTCTTCTTGTGGCATGTTTACCAG GAAACTCAAAGGAAATGATCTGTCCTCAAGAATCTCCACATGCACCCCAAAATTTTGTACGGTCTATGCTATTTCAAAAGGAAAATTGAAATCGATCCGGCCATCAGATTTGGAGACGAATGGAAGCACTAGAGATGATAGTAGTGTTACAAGTTCTACTAATAGTTCATCTAGTCAAACTTTGAGCTCACAAACAG ATGCTGCTTCAGTTTCATCATATTCTCAATTCCATTCTCCTTCCCTACCAATGCAGCGATTTCAAGCTCTTTCATGTATAAACCATGGTCTTTTTCACTCAACAACAAATTCCATTGAGACCAATCACTCAAGACATCAGTCTCTGGATGTTGACGTTCAAGCCATTTCAACTATAAACCAGGGCCTTCTTCATAGCAGAACAAATTCTGTAGAGACCATTAATTCGAGATGCCAGTCTCTGGATATTGAGGAAGGGAATTATGTAGCAAGTTCTTGGCCCAGTACTTCAGAAATTGGACATCCAATCAGTCAGAGTTCTAGTTGCAAAAGCTTGCCAACTGATTACCAGTCATGGGTGTCTGATCAAGCTTCCACTTCAGATATGCTCACAGAATGTTCTTCGTCTGACAGCCAG CAGGCAAATATTAACTTTGAGCTAGAAAAGCTGAGGATTGAACTAAGACACGTTCGAGGAATATATGCCATGGCTCAAAATGAGGCTATTGATGCTTCTCGGAAG TTGAATGATCTTAGTAATCGTCGTTTTGAGGAAGCAACAAAACTCAAGGAAATACACTGTCGAGAGGAGAAGGTTAAAGAATTAGCAAGACAAGAGAAGGAAAGGAGTAAATCTGCAACAAAGGAAGCTGAATACACAAGGACGTGTGCTGAAAGAGAAGCTTCACAAAGGCAAGAAGCTGAGCTCAAAGCCATGCGTGATGCCAAAGAAAAAGAGAGGCTTCAGAATGCTCTTGTGGGGCCGGTGCAGCAATACCAGAAATTCACATGGGAAGAGATTGTGTCTGCAACCTCATCATTCTGCAACGATTTTAAAATTGGAATGGGAGCATATGGAACTGTGTATAAGTGCAGTTTGCATCACACAACTGCTGCAGTGAAAGTCCTCCATTCAAAAGACAATAAAAATTCTAAGCAATTTCAGCAGGAG CTTGAGATCTTAAGTAAAATTCATCATCCGCACTTGCTTATCCTGCTTGGTGCTTGTTATGATCATGGTTGCCTAGTTTATGAGTATATGGAAAACGGTAGCTTGGAGGATAGGCTACTCAGGGTGAACAATACACCACCTATACCCTGGTTTGAAAGATACCGAATCGCTTGGGAAGTAGCCTCAGCTCTTGTTTTTCTTCACAGCTCTAAGCCAAAGCCAATTATTCATCGTGATATGAAGCCGGCTAACATCTTACTTGATCGCAACTTTGTGAGCAAGATTGGTGATGTTGGTCTTTCAACAATGCTTAATACTGATGCTTCCTCTGCAACCAGTATGTACAAGGACACAGCGCTAGTAGGGACACTATGCTACATAGATCCTGAGTATCAAAGAAGTGGGTTGGTTTCTCCAAaatcagatgtttatgcctttgGGATGGTAATTTTGCAGCTGCTGACTGCAAAACCAGCAAAAGCATTGACGCACATAATGGAAACAGCAATTGATGATGATCGTTTATTGGAGGTTTTAGATTCAGAAGCTGGGAACTGGCCACTGGAAGAGACGAAAGAATTGGCATTACTAGGACTGAGTTGCGCCGAGTTGCGTCGCGGAGACAGACCTGATTTGAAAGATGAAGTGCTTCCAGCACTTGAGAGATTGAAGGAGATTGCTGATAAGGCCCGAGATACAATTTCCTGTATTCACCCCACACCTCCTAACCACTTCATCTGCCCAATACTCAAG GATGTAATGATGGACCCCTGTGTTGCTGCGGATGGATACACTTACGACCGCAAAGCAATTGAGAAATGGCTTGAAGAGAATGATAAATCACCAATGACAAACTTGCCTTTGCCAAATAAGAATCTCTTACCAAACTATACTCTTCTTTCTGCAATCGTTGAGTGGAAGTCTAATAAGCAATGA
- the LOC110616978 gene encoding U-box domain-containing protein 35 isoform X1, with the protein MEGSEKIETERVFGLPPPLSLTVGIAINGKTKSKYVVKWALEKFIQEEKVLFKLLHVRPKITTVPTAMGNLIPISQVREDVAAAYKKEMEWQTNQLLLPYKNICTQTKVQVDVIMIESDDVANAIAEEVAKCTIKKLVIGASSCGMFTRKLKGNDLSSRISTCTPKFCTVYAISKGKLKSIRPSDLETNGSTRDDSSVTSSTNSSSSQTLSSQTDAASVSSYSQFHSPSLPMQRFQALSCINHGLFHSTTNSIETNHSRHQSLDVDVQAISTINQGLLHSRTNSVETINSRCQSLDIEEGNYVASSWPSTSEIGHPISQSSSCKSLPTDYQSWVSDQASTSDMLTECSSSDSQQANINFELEKLRIELRHVRGIYAMAQNEAIDASRKLNDLSNRRFEEATKLKEIHCREEKVKELARQEKERSKSATKEAEYTRTCAEREASQRQEAELKAMRDAKEKERLQNALVGPVQQYQKFTWEEIVSATSSFCNDFKIGMGAYGTVYKCSLHHTTAAVKVLHSKDNKNSKQFQQELEILSKIHHPHLLILLGACYDHGCLVYEYMENGSLEDRLLRVNNTPPIPWFERYRIAWEVASALVFLHSSKPKPIIHRDMKPANILLDRNFVSKIGDVGLSTMLNTDASSATSMYKDTALVGTLCYIDPEYQRSGLVSPKSDVYAFGMVILQLLTAKPAKALTHIMETAIDDDRLLEVLDSEAGNWPLEETKELALLGLSCAELRRGDRPDLKDEVLPALERLKEIADKARDTISCIHPTPPNHFICPILKDVMMDPCVAADGYTYDRKAIEKWLEENDKSPMTNLPLPNKNLLPNYTLLSAIVEWKSNKQ; encoded by the exons ATGGAGGGAAGTGAAAAAATTGAGACTGAACGAGTGTTCGGGTTGCCTCCTCCGCTGTCTTTAACTGTTGGGATAGCTATCAATGGAAAAACGAAAAGCAAATATGTAGTAAAATGGGCATTGGAGAAGTTCATTCAAGAGGAAAAGGTTTTGTTCAAGTTGTTGCATGTTCGCCCCAAGATTACGACTGTACCTACAGCAA TGGGAAATTTAATTCCTATATCACAAGTACGAGAGGATGTAGCAGCAGCTTATAAAAAGGAAATGGAGTGGCAGACAAATCAGTTGCTTCTTCCTTATAAGAACATTTGTACTCAGACAAag GTGCAAGTAGATGTCATCATGATTGAATCAGATGATGTGGCTAATGCAATAGCAGAGGAAGTTGCTAAGTGCACTATCAAGAAGCTTGTGATCGGAGCTTCTTCTTGTGGCATGTTTACCAG GAAACTCAAAGGAAATGATCTGTCCTCAAGAATCTCCACATGCACCCCAAAATTTTGTACGGTCTATGCTATTTCAAAAGGAAAATTGAAATCGATCCGGCCATCAGATTTGGAGACGAATGGAAGCACTAGAGATGATAGTAGTGTTACAAGTTCTACTAATAGTTCATCTAGTCAAACTTTGAGCTCACAAACAG ATGCTGCTTCAGTTTCATCATATTCTCAATTCCATTCTCCTTCCCTACCAATGCAGCGATTTCAAGCTCTTTCATGTATAAACCATGGTCTTTTTCACTCAACAACAAATTCCATTGAGACCAATCACTCAAGACATCAGTCTCTGGATGTTGACGTTCAAGCCATTTCAACTATAAACCAGGGCCTTCTTCATAGCAGAACAAATTCTGTAGAGACCATTAATTCGAGATGCCAGTCTCTGGATATTGAGGAAGGGAATTATGTAGCAAGTTCTTGGCCCAGTACTTCAGAAATTGGACATCCAATCAGTCAGAGTTCTAGTTGCAAAAGCTTGCCAACTGATTACCAGTCATGGGTGTCTGATCAAGCTTCCACTTCAGATATGCTCACAGAATGTTCTTCGTCTGACAGCCAG CAGGCAAATATTAACTTTGAGCTAGAAAAGCTGAGGATTGAACTAAGACACGTTCGAGGAATATATGCCATGGCTCAAAATGAGGCTATTGATGCTTCTCGGAAG TTGAATGATCTTAGTAATCGTCGTTTTGAGGAAGCAACAAAACTCAAGGAAATACACTGTCGAGAGGAGAAGGTTAAAGAATTAGCAAGACAAGAGAAGGAAAGGAGTAAATCTGCAACAAAGGAAGCTGAATACACAAGGACGTGTGCTGAAAGAGAAGCTTCACAAAGGCAAGAAGCTGAGCTCAAAGCCATGCGTGATGCCAAAGAAAAAGAGAGGCTTCAGAATGCTCTTGTGGGGCCGGTGCAGCAATACCAGAAATTCACATGGGAAGAGATTGTGTCTGCAACCTCATCATTCTGCAACGATTTTAAAATTGGAATGGGAGCATATGGAACTGTGTATAAGTGCAGTTTGCATCACACAACTGCTGCAGTGAAAGTCCTCCATTCAAAAGACAATAAAAATTCTAAGCAATTTCAGCAGGAG CTTGAGATCTTAAGTAAAATTCATCATCCGCACTTGCTTATCCTGCTTGGTGCTTGTTATGATCATGGTTGCCTAGTTTATGAGTATATGGAAAACGGTAGCTTGGAGGATAGGCTACTCAGGGTGAACAATACACCACCTATACCCTGGTTTGAAAGATACCGAATCGCTTGGGAAGTAGCCTCAGCTCTTGTTTTTCTTCACAGCTCTAAGCCAAAGCCAATTATTCATCGTGATATGAAGCCGGCTAACATCTTACTTGATCGCAACTTTGTGAGCAAGATTGGTGATGTTGGTCTTTCAACAATGCTTAATACTGATGCTTCCTCTGCAACCAGTATGTACAAGGACACAGCGCTAGTAGGGACACTATGCTACATAGATCCTGAGTATCAAAGAAGTGGGTTGGTTTCTCCAAaatcagatgtttatgcctttgGGATGGTAATTTTGCAGCTGCTGACTGCAAAACCAGCAAAAGCATTGACGCACATAATGGAAACAGCAATTGATGATGATCGTTTATTGGAGGTTTTAGATTCAGAAGCTGGGAACTGGCCACTGGAAGAGACGAAAGAATTGGCATTACTAGGACTGAGTTGCGCCGAGTTGCGTCGCGGAGACAGACCTGATTTGAAAGATGAAGTGCTTCCAGCACTTGAGAGATTGAAGGAGATTGCTGATAAGGCCCGAGATACAATTTCCTGTATTCACCCCACACCTCCTAACCACTTCATCTGCCCAATACTCAAG GATGTAATGATGGACCCCTGTGTTGCTGCGGATGGATACACTTACGACCGCAAAGCAATTGAGAAATGGCTTGAAGAGAATGATAAATCACCAATGACAAACTTGCCTTTGCCAAATAAGAATCTCTTACCAAACTATACTCTTCTTTCTGCAATCGTTGAGTGGAAGTCTAATAAGCAATGA
- the LOC110616789 gene encoding derlin-1 translates to MSTPAEYYRSLPPVSKAYGVACLMTTAAYYLDLYNIRNIALFYGDVIKRFQVWRLFTNFFFLGPFSFPFAFRLIIIARYGVSLERGPFDKRSADFVWMFFFGALSLLLMAAVPMLWSPFMGVSLVFMIVYVWGREFPNARIDIYGLVSLKGFYLPWAMLALDLIFGNPLKPDILGMVAGHLYYFLTVLHPLSGGRFILRTPLWVHKLVAFWGEGTQVNAPVQRDPSAGVAFRGRSYRLNGTRARPAEESQGTTPAQQPNTSADGVAFQGRSYRLGGR, encoded by the exons ATGTCTACGCCGGCAGA ATACTATCGTTCTTTGCCACCGGTGAGCAAGGCCTATGGGGTGGCTTGTTTGATGACCACAGCCGCTTACTATCTGGATCTTTATAACATCAGGAATATAGCTCTCTTTTATGGAGATGTGATTAAACGTTTTCAG GTTTGGAGGCTGTTTACCAATTTCTTCTTTCTTGGCCCATTTTCATTTCCCTTTGCATTTCGTCTCATAATCAT AGCAAGATATGGGGTTTCTTTGGAGAGAGGACCTTTTGACAAGAGGAGTGCTGACTTTGTTTGGATGTTCTTCTTTGGAGCACTTTCACTTCTT CTGATGGCAGCTGTTCCAATGCTCTGGTCTCCTTTCATGGGAGTTTCTCTGGTTTTTATGATCGTCTATGTCTGGGGACGTGAGTTCCCTAATGCACGTATCGACATTTATGGACTTGTGTCATTGAAG GGATTCTATCTTCCCTGGGCAATGCTGGCCCTGGATCTGATTTTTGGGAATCCATTGAAGCCAGACATTCTGGGGATGGTTGCTGGACATCTTTATTATTTCCTGACAGTGCTTCATCCTCTTTCTGGTGGAAGATTCATCCTCAGGACTCCTCTCTGGGT TCACAAACTGGTAGCATTTTGGGGTGAAGGGACACAAGTAAATGCCCCGGTGCAGCGTGATCCTTCTGCAGGAGTTGCTTTCCGAGGAAGAAGCTACCGTCTCAATGGCACCAGAGCCAGGCCTGCAGAAGAATCTCAGGGAACCACTCCGGCCCAGCAGCCAAATACCTCAGCTGACGGAGTGGCTTTTCAGGGAAGAAGTTATCGTCTTGGAGGCCGTTAG